In Ctenopharyngodon idella isolate HZGC_01 chromosome 1, HZGC01, whole genome shotgun sequence, a single genomic region encodes these proteins:
- the tsga10 gene encoding testis-specific gene 10 protein, with protein MLRARRSTSPVKGASIHRSPRHSPVKGGTYDSELMRVLRERDELQNMLEKHERHLSEIQANVKVLTAERDKTRMHYQQAQEEIAALRREVIRSKAARGPKSSVTAQSILKRVEAERDEATADLNRMTTERDSLRERLKISQETAISERAHLEQRVEDLQAAVLTMEQERGEQRSRQAQMRETMIGLEEEVHTLGRKLTASEEELSRFRNECSSLRLENTQMESSLSENQRRLTNRIGDLQNTQERNKILDEKNNSLLRQVSALREEVSTLRGTISELDQHRDTLQEQLEKKTHLLSTTHDQLDEKEKTIRSLKQRTEDLETTLIALKETVAGKERELDVLRRKLSDSEKEMGAVMKVKDATLQENGQLKDDLDKTRLENQTLQLKLDEANEELEDLQRKVQDHISDISRTEDLLSAKERECRELQESRRKASLQVESWEEQARHAETTVIELRLELHNSNLEILRLKERADSLESSLQQALSAERSCNSQLSQLNRKMIHMEEDLHQAQTERTQLQTDLEKTRELCVKLDAGKEAVQRELESCRSEVELLQKQLTSERLSVQTLESLLVSSREKELQRQLTSQERQTEIQILKDKLSMADSRVSSQSREMAQLRTRSTQLEADLEMTKRHLSTERFERERAVQELRRQGLSAVSPVLSSTMRSSSPSRHRSLSPHRSWSPERSHHSTPDPLLASHYPDRSLTFRDLYD; from the exons ATGCTGAGGGCTCGTCGCTCTACCAGCCCCGTCAAAGGGGCATCTATCCATCGCAGTCCCAGACACTCACCTGTTAAA GGTGGCACATATGATTCAGAGCTCATGAGGGTGTTACGGGAAAGAGATGAACTGCAAAACATGTTGGAGAAACACGAGCGGCATCTCTCAGAGATCCAAGCCAATGTTAAAGTGCTCACAGCCGAACGGGACAAGACCAGAATGCACTACCAGCAG GCTCAAGAGGAGATAGCAGCTCTACGGCGGGAGGTGATAAGGTCAAAGGCAGCGCGAGGGCCCAAGAGCAGTGTGACCGCTCAGAGCATCCTGAAGAGAGTGGAGGCCGAACGGGACGAGGCCACAGCAGACCTCAACCGCATGACCACAGAGAGAGACAGCCTGAGAGAGAGACTCAAG ATCTCTCAGGAGACAGCCATCAGCGAGAGAGCTCACCTGGAGCAGAGGGTGGAGGACCTGCAGGCTGCTGTACTCACA ATGGAGCAAGAGCGAGGGGAGCAGAGAAGCAGGCAAGCTCAGATGAGGGAGACCATGATAGGTCTGGAGGAGGAAGTTCACACACTTGGGCGAAAACTCACTGCCAGTGAGGAAGAACTCAGCCGCTTCAGAAATGAGTGCAGCAGCCTCAG ATTGGAAAATACTCAGATGGAAAGTTCTCTGAGTGAGAATCAGCGGAGACTGACCAACAGGATTGGAGATCTACAAAACACTCAGGAGAGAAATAAAATACTGGATGAGAAGAACA ACTCTCTCCTGAGGCAGGTGAGTGCTCTGCGAGAGGAGGTGAGCACACTGAGAGGCACAATCTCAGAGCTGGACCAACACAGAGACACGCTGCAGGAACAGCTGGAGAAAAAGACACATCTGCTCAGCACAACACATGACCAGCTAGATGAGAAG GAGAAAACCATTAGGAGTTTGAAACAAAGAACCGAGGATCTTGAGACGACTCTAAT AGCTCTGAAGGAGACCGTAGCTGGCAAAGAAAGAGAGCTGGATGTTCTGAGGAGGAAGTTGTCAGACTCTGAAAAAGAAATGGGTGCAGTGATGAAAGTCAAAGATGCCACATTGCAAGAGAACGGTCAGCTGAAGGACGACCTTGACAAAACACGTCTAGAAAATCAG aCTCTACAGCTCAAGCTGGATGAAGCTAATGAGGAATTAGAAGACTTGCAGAGAAAAGTGCAAGATCACATTTCTGACATCTCACGCACTGAAGATCTTTTGTCTGCTAAG GAGCGTGAGTGCAGGGAACTGCAAGAGTCTCGAAGGAAAGCATCTCTTCAGGTGGAAAGCTGGGAGGAACAGGCCAGGCATGCTGAAACCACTGTCATCGAACTCCGTCTTGAGCTTCACAACTCTAACTTAGAGATACTTCGACTCAAAGAAAGAGCCGATAGCCTGGAGAGCAGCCTGCAACAG GCACTGAGTGCAGAGCGAAGCTGTAATAGTCAGCTGTCTCAGCTGAACCGAAAGATGATTCACATGGAGGAAGATCTGCATCAGGCCCAGACTGAGCGCACACAGTTGCAGACTGACCTGGAAAAAACACGAGAGCTCTGCGTCAAACTGGATGCAGGCAAAGAGGCT GTGCAGCGTGAGCTGGAATCATGCCGCTCTGAGGTGGAGCTGTTACAGAAGCAGCTGACCAGTGAACGTCTGTCTGTTCAGACTTTGGAGAGCCTGCTGGTGTCCTCACGAGAAAAGGAGCTACAGAGGCAGCTCACCTCTCaggaaagacagacagaaatacAAATTCTCAAGGACAAACTCAGCATGGCTGACAGCAGAGT GAGTTCTCAGAGTAGGGAAATGGCTCAGCTGAGGACACGATCAACCCAGCTGGAGGCAGATCTTGAGATGACTAAGAGACACCTGTCTACTGAGCGCTTTGAAAG GGAGCGGGCAGTACAGGAGCTGCGCAGGCAGGGTCTGTCTGCTGTTTCTCCCGTCCTCTCCTCCACTATGCGCTCCTCATCCCCTTCCCGCCATCGCTCTCTGAGTCCTCACAGATCATGGTCTCCAGAACGCTCTCATCACAGCACACCTGACCCACTGCTTGCGTCCCACTACCCTGACAG GAGTCTGACTTTCAGGGACCTTTATGACTGA